From the genome of Anopheles moucheti chromosome 3, idAnoMoucSN_F20_07, whole genome shotgun sequence, one region includes:
- the LOC128303592 gene encoding folylpolyglutamate synthase, mitochondrial-like isoform X1 — protein MLRWAKLNFNRFTADKILHEAASMSLLCGSCVKTQPFTTMHASGEPFAREQNYENAISSLNSLQSNFSVLQASILRKHTDDCKHINDTIKYLERVGLSLSSLDKLPAIHVSGTKGKGSTCAMIESILRSNGYRTGFFSSPHLVSVTERVRLNGKPVSTDKFNSHFWKIYNQLVTSREHIQDMPSYFCFLTILAFDIFLQEAVDVCVIEVGIGGRYDCTNVLRKTNTVGITSLGLEHTKLLGNTLGEIAWQKAGIIKPDSDVFTVPQPTQCIEVIEQECHLSKANLHIVPPGLQKYSWAKKPSLMEDACNIIELNTSLAIQIATCWIRKMQKTAQLSETMLVTKQTVKGIEDCFWPGRLQQISYDTQKTLYLDGAHTVESIEVCARWYNAKSKCDHKRLLIFNTTGDRDSLKLLSTLLGTIKFDAAFFVPNVALSSATRADAINHNFPFEHQMQRCRANHVYWVEAMKHKNGFVHESIDSVFAQIDKDFACEISDILITGSVHLIGAVLTALKLERFISARE, from the exons ATGCTTCGTTGggcaaaattgaatttcaaccGATTCACTGCGGATAAGATCCTGCATGAAGCGGCCTCGATGTCATTATTGTGTGGTTCTTGCGTTAAAACGCAGCCGTTTACAACTATGCACGCATCTGGTGAGCCTTTCGCTCGCGAACAGAATTACGAG AACGCCATTTCCTCGCTGAACTCACTGCAATCCAACTTTAGCGTTCTACAAGCTTCTATACTTCGAAAGCATACGGATGATTGCAAGCATATTAATGATACGATAAAATATTTAGAACGCGTTGGGCTTTCATTGTCGAGTCTAGATAAGCTGCCGGCGATACACGTATCGGGGACCAAGGGAAAG GGGTCAACTTGTGCAATGATTGAATCAATCTTGAGGTCAAATGGTTATCGTACCGGATTTTTCAGCTCACCCCATCTAGTGTCCGTTACGGAACGAGTGCGATTGAATGGAAAGCCGGTTTCAACAGATAAATTTAATTCTCACTTTTGGAAGATCTATAACCAACTGGTTACATCGCGGGAGCATATTCAGGACATGCCttcgtatttttgttttctgacTATACTTGCCTTCGACATTTTTCTTCAAGAAGCTGTTGATGTTTGTGTCATCGAGGTTGGCATCGGCGGCCGGTACGACTGTACGAATGTGCTACGGAAAACTAATACAGTCGGTATAACTTCGCTTGGTTTGGAGCATACAAAATTGTTGGGCAATACGTTGGGGGAAATTGCATGGCAAAAGGCTGGTATAATAAAGCCTGATTCAGACGTGTTTACAGTGCCTCAGCCTACACAGTGCATCGAGGTGATTGAACAGGAATGCCATCTTTCGAAG GCCAATCTGCATATAGTACCACCGGGTTTGCAGAAATACTCTTGGGCGAAGAAACCCTCACTGATGGAAGACGCGTGTAATATAATTGAACTGAATACTTCGTTAGCCATTCAGATAGCAACGTGCTGGATACGCAAGATGCAAAAGACTGCACAGCTTAGTGAAACAATGTTAGTTACAAAACAGACCGTTAAAGGCATCGAAGATTGCTTTTGGCCAGGACGTTTGCAACAAATATCATATGATACACAAAAAACACTTTATCTCGACGGTGCCCATACGGTCGAAAGTATAGAAGTATGCGCCCGTTGGTATAATGCTAAATCTAAATG CGACCACAAACGTTTGCTGATTTTTAACACAACTGGAGACAGAGATTCATTAAAGTTGCTATCAACTCTTTTAGGTACAATAAAATTCGATGCTGCATTCTTCGTTCCAAATGTAGCTCTCTCCAGCGCAACGCGAGCCGATGCCATTAACCATAATTTTCCCTTCGAGCATCAAATGCAACGATGTAGAGCAAACCATGTTTATTGGGTTGAAGCGATGAAGCATAAGAACGGTTTTGTGCATGAATCTATCGATTCCGTGTTTGCACAAATAGATAAAGATTTTGCGTGTGAAATTTCCGACATTCTAATTACTGGATCTGTACATTTGATTGGTGCCGTATTGACAGCATTAAAACTGGAACGTTTTATATCAGCAAGAGAATGA
- the LOC128303592 gene encoding folylpolyglutamate synthase, mitochondrial-like isoform X3 — protein sequence MLRWAKLNFNRFTADKILHEAASMSLLCGSCVKTQPFTTMHASGEPFAREQNYENAISSLNSLQSNFSVLQASILRKHTDDCKHINDTIKYLERVGLSLSSLDKLPAIHVSGTKGKGSTCAMIESILRSNGYRTGFFSSPHLVSVTERVRLNGKPVSTDKFNSHFWKIYNQLVTSREHIQDMPSYFCFLTILAFDIFLQEAVDVCVIEVGIGGRYDCTNVLRKTNTVGITSLGLEHTKLLGNTLGEIAWQKAGIIKPDSDVFTVPQPTQCIEVIEQECHLSKANLHIVPPGLQKYSWAKKPSLMEDACNIIELNTSLAIQIATCWIRKMQKTAQLSETMLVTKQTVKGIEDCFWPGRLQQISYDTQKTLYLDGAHTVESIEVCARWYNAKSK from the exons ATGCTTCGTTGggcaaaattgaatttcaaccGATTCACTGCGGATAAGATCCTGCATGAAGCGGCCTCGATGTCATTATTGTGTGGTTCTTGCGTTAAAACGCAGCCGTTTACAACTATGCACGCATCTGGTGAGCCTTTCGCTCGCGAACAGAATTACGAG AACGCCATTTCCTCGCTGAACTCACTGCAATCCAACTTTAGCGTTCTACAAGCTTCTATACTTCGAAAGCATACGGATGATTGCAAGCATATTAATGATACGATAAAATATTTAGAACGCGTTGGGCTTTCATTGTCGAGTCTAGATAAGCTGCCGGCGATACACGTATCGGGGACCAAGGGAAAG GGGTCAACTTGTGCAATGATTGAATCAATCTTGAGGTCAAATGGTTATCGTACCGGATTTTTCAGCTCACCCCATCTAGTGTCCGTTACGGAACGAGTGCGATTGAATGGAAAGCCGGTTTCAACAGATAAATTTAATTCTCACTTTTGGAAGATCTATAACCAACTGGTTACATCGCGGGAGCATATTCAGGACATGCCttcgtatttttgttttctgacTATACTTGCCTTCGACATTTTTCTTCAAGAAGCTGTTGATGTTTGTGTCATCGAGGTTGGCATCGGCGGCCGGTACGACTGTACGAATGTGCTACGGAAAACTAATACAGTCGGTATAACTTCGCTTGGTTTGGAGCATACAAAATTGTTGGGCAATACGTTGGGGGAAATTGCATGGCAAAAGGCTGGTATAATAAAGCCTGATTCAGACGTGTTTACAGTGCCTCAGCCTACACAGTGCATCGAGGTGATTGAACAGGAATGCCATCTTTCGAAG GCCAATCTGCATATAGTACCACCGGGTTTGCAGAAATACTCTTGGGCGAAGAAACCCTCACTGATGGAAGACGCGTGTAATATAATTGAACTGAATACTTCGTTAGCCATTCAGATAGCAACGTGCTGGATACGCAAGATGCAAAAGACTGCACAGCTTAGTGAAACAATGTTAGTTACAAAACAGACCGTTAAAGGCATCGAAGATTGCTTTTGGCCAGGACGTTTGCAACAAATATCATATGATACACAAAAAACACTTTATCTCGACGGTGCCCATACGGTCGAAAGTATAGAAGTATGCGCCCGTTGGTATAATGCTAAATCTAAATG A
- the LOC128301598 gene encoding box C/D snoRNA protein 1 yields MIRTSRTDTQPKLTNSSEKRLGLCEACNVSAAQYTCPRCEVKTCSLACLNLHKQELKCDGIRDRTKYIPLVKMTRMDLMNDYYFLEECTKFVQDRKRDQRKRLTCTNKHLPNHLVRLQRAATSRGTKLRFLLQHFNKRQKNTTYLDFKSGNILWRIEWCFPDGNETFVFVDENVNEDCKLHDIVDKFLQPAGKSNIPGAAKLAYYQARGISALQLLLKAEGIQQCHNRTLPLNITDTLRESLRDKTVVEFPTIYVVFKDQLDQFNVIDSDDDMEAEMQHYKRFLNESQHELSRSSIVENIDSRLEKMKLEQIQHGNTARNFLFSDEKFLNDLSESDEESLSEGSGAPKKRKPDSVSSVVDKDNTST; encoded by the exons ATGATCAGAACCAGCCGCACTGATACCCAACCGAAGCTGACGAACTCCTCAGAGAAAAG GTTAGGATTATGTGAGGCATGTAATGTTAGCGCAGCTCAGTACACTTGCCCACGTTGTGAGGTTAAAACGTGCAGTTTAGCGTGTTTGAACCTTCATAAACAAGAGCTTAAATGTGATGGCATAAGAGACCGCACAAAGTACATTCCGCTGGTGAAAATGACAAGAATGGATCTTATGAACGATTATTACTTCTTGGAAGAATGCACTAAATTTGTACAAGACCGGAAGCGGGATCAAAGAAAGCGGCTCACGTGTACGAACAAACATCTACCGAATCACTTGGTTCGTCTTCAGCGAGCTGCGACGAGTCGTGGAACAAAGCTAAGGTTTCTGTTACAACATTTTAACAAACGACAGAAGAACACTACGTACCTGGATTTCAAGAGTGGCAACATTTTGTGGCGTATTGAATGGTGTTTCCCAGACGGGAATGAAACATTCGTATTTGTAGACGAAAATGTGAACGAAGACTGCAAACTTCACGACATTGTTGATAAATTTTTACAACCTGCAGGGAAAAGTAATATCCCCGGGGCAGCGAAACTTGCATACTATCAGGCACGCGGAATTTCGGCACTCCAATTGTTGCTTAAAGCAGAAGGAATACAGCAATGCCACAACCGAACTTTGCCGCTTAACATAACCGATACGCTTCGCGAATCATTACGAGACAAAACTGTAGTAGAGTTTCCAACTATTTATGTTGTGTTTAAGGATCAGCTAGACCAATTCAATGTTATCGATAGCGATGACGATATGGAGGCTGAAATGCAACATTACAAACGTTTTCTGAATGAAAGCCAACATGAATTATCTCGTAGTTCAATTGTAGAAAACATAGACAGTCGTttggaaaaaatgaaacttGAACAAATTCAACACGGTAATACTGCTCGTAATTTTCTGTTCAGCGATGAAAAGTTTCTAAACGATTTGTCAGAATCAGATGAGGAATCATTAAGCGAGGGATCAGGAGCGCCAAAGAAGCGCAAACCAGATTCTGTAAGCTCAGTTGTTGATAAAGATAATACCTCTACTTAA
- the LOC128301599 gene encoding vesicle-trafficking protein SEC22b-B encodes MALMTMIARFVDGLPLVGTMQEDEQSGRSILEYQNQAKLLFRKLGPNSPARCSIETGPYLFHYLIEHDVCYLVMCDKMFSKRIAFNYLEDIAQEFHNNYGRRVNTVTRPYAFIEFDIYIQKARKTLTDRRRNINTINNQLQDVQRIMVQNIDDVLQRGTVLSELDTKTQNLSMLSQKYKKDASYLNRKSLYVKGAVAGIVLIMFVLYFWVI; translated from the exons ATGGCTCTCATGACGATGATTGCCAGGTTTGTGGACGGTCTTCCTCTAGTGGGAACAATGCAGGAAGATGAACAG TCCGGTCGAAGCATATTAGAATATCAGAACCAGGCTAAATTGTTGTTTCGTAAACTAGGGCCTAATTCTCCAGCCCGTTGCAGCATAGAAACCGGTCCTTACTTATTTCA CTATTTAATAGAGCACGATGTCTGCTATTTGGTAATGTGTgacaaaatgttttcaaaacgaaTTGCCTTCAACTATTTGGAAGACATTGCACAGGAATTTCATAATAATTACGGTCGGCGAGTGAATACAGTAACGCGGCCGTATGCTTTTATTGAATTTGATATCTATATTCAGAAAGCACGGAAGACTTTAACTGATCGCCGAAGAAACATCAATACAATCAATAATCAATTACAAGACGTGCAACGGATTATG gTTCAAAACATAGATGATGTTTTGCAGCGCGGTACTGTTTTGTCTGAACTGGATACCAAAACTCAAAACCTATCGATGCTTTCCCAAAAGTATAAGAAGGATGCTTCATATTTAAATCGCAAATCACTGTACGTTAAGGGAGCTGTTGCAGGCAtagttttaattatgtttgtgTTATACTTTTGGGTTATTTAA
- the LOC128300880 gene encoding LOW QUALITY PROTEIN: bifunctional methylenetetrahydrofolate dehydrogenase/cyclohydrolase, mitochondrial (The sequence of the model RefSeq protein was modified relative to this genomic sequence to represent the inferred CDS: inserted 2 bases in 1 codon) encodes MYVIELIAKRXSKTMFTSTNRCLVSSKQIKIERVVADWVTILVVRALGNSVGPVKETIIGKNPIRLDNRLLNPGIRADLKIVNNCFAYRCAGLNNEIAYSNTTIKRLYHRTTEANSSTSKMAKLIDGNQIASEIREELRRKLETWMAQGNRAPQLTAILIGEDPASATYVSNKMKAAADVGINSKTERYNTDITEQELLNRIHQLNNDDAVDGILIQLPVPGHINERKICNSVSCDKDVDGFNERNIGRLCLDMNTLIPCTPLGVQELIKRAGIETFGKNAVVVGRSKHVGLPIAMLLHADGRNDTCAMDATVTICHRFTPPEELARFCRMADIIVTATGVPRLITADMVKEGVAIIDVGITRVTDPLTGKTKLVGDVDFDEVRKIAGHITPVPGGVGPMTVAMLMKNTIIAAKNLVKKRNTS; translated from the exons atgtACGTCATCGAGTTAATCGCTAAACG TAGTAAAACGATGTTTACATCTACAAACAGATGTTTAGTTTCCTCCAAGCAGATTAAAATCGAACGGGTAGTTGCCGACTGGGTCACTATACTTGTGGTTCGTGCTCTCGGTAATAGTGTCGGGCCAGTAAAAGAAACCATCATTGGTAAAAACCCAATTAGACTGGATAACAGATTGTTGAATCCTGGCATAAGAGCGGATTTGAAAATAGTGAACAACTGCTTTGCTTACCGATGTGCAGGGTTAAATAATGAGATTGCATATTCCAATACTACAATAAAACGTTTGTACCATAGAACAACAGAAGCAAATAGCAG TACTTCTAAGATGGCGAAGTTGATCGACGGCAATCAGATAGCTAGCGAAATACGTGAAGAGCTGCGAAGAAAACTTGAAACATGGATGGCACAAGGAAACCGTGCTCCGCAGCTGACTGCAATACTGATTGGTGAAGATCCTGCTAGTGCTACGTATGTGAGCAATAAAATGAAG GCCGCAGCGGATGTTGGTATTAATAGCAAAACGGAACGGTACAATACAGACATTACGGAACAAGAACTGCTTAACCGAATCCACCAATTGAACAACGATGACGCCGTAGATGGAATTTTAATACAACTGCCGGTCCCAGGCCACATCAACGAGAGGAAAATATGTAATTCAGTATCATGCGACAAAGATGTAGACGGTTTCAATGAACGTAACATCGGACGGCTTTGTTTGGACATGAACACTTTAATTCCGTGCACTCCATTAGGTGTACAAGAGCTCATCAAACGAGCTGGAATTGAAACGTTCGGTAaaaatgctgtagttgtaggCAGATCCAAACATGTGGGTTTGCCTATTGCTATGCTTTTGCACGCAGATGGACGAAACGACACTTGTGCCATGGATGCTACAGTAACAATATGTCACCGGTTCACTCCTCCAGAGGAATTGGCACGATTTTGCCGCATGGCTGACATAATAGTCACGGCAACAGGTGTACCGCGGCTCATAACGGCAGACATGGTTAAAGAAGGGGTTGCTATAATAGATGTCGGTATTACTCGAGTGACGGATCCTTTGACTGGTAAAACTAAATTAGTAGGAGATGTTGATTTTGATG aaGTGCGCAAAATAGCTGGTCATATTACCCCAGTTCCAGGAGGCGTTGGCCCGATGACTGTTGCGATGCTGATGAAGAATACGATTATTGCTGCTAAGAATCTAgtcaaaaaaaggaatacatCTTAA
- the LOC128302772 gene encoding uncharacterized protein LOC128302772, which translates to MAILTVGKATALKFTILLFCIAFVKCIDNFKTRSSIADNADRWKANEDRSSGSSLWTPEFYEGPDAYKKDFITSNYDEKYSSNIPFYPSKTRNGFSPFSGGSIYSSGGLYDRRPTYPARPIDYGVHDYESSYDYGHGYGLNHPYGSKDITKSVWIPLAGAALLGIAAALVANPVLLHLGVSAGKRKRREATLNAHDLAYRERHRARAQTWKSGSNLNKNLPK; encoded by the exons ATGGCAATTCTAACTGTCGGGAAAGCCACAGCTTTGAAATTCACGATACTTCTTTTTTGTATTGCCTTTGTAAAATGCATcgataattttaaaaccagATCATCTATCGCCGACAATGCTGACCGTTGGAAGGCAAATGAGGATCGGTCCTCTGGGTCGAGTTTGTGGACGCCTGAATTCTATGAGGGACCCGACGCATACAAAAAAGATTTCATAACATCTAATTATGATGAGAAATACTCGAGCAACATTCCTTTTTATCCGAGTAAAACACGTAACGGTTTCT ctCCATTCAGCGGTGGAAGCATTTATTCATCGGGTGGATTATACGATCGAAGACCTACCTATCCTGCACGTCCAATCGATTATGGTGTTCATGATTACGAAAGTTCATATGATTACGGACATGGATATGGGTTGAACCATCCATATGGATCCAAG GACATAACGAAATCAGTGTGGATTCCATTGGCTGGGGCGGCTTTGTTGGGGATTGCTGCTGCACTGGTTGCTAATCCTGTGCTACTACATTTAGGAGTAAGTGCTGGAAAACGGAAACGTCGAGAAGCTACGTTGAATGCACATGATTTAGCATATCGGGAACGTCATCGGGCTCGGGCTCAAACGTGGAAGAGTGGCagtaatttgaataaaaatttacCGAAATAA